A single region of the Vicia villosa cultivar HV-30 ecotype Madison, WI linkage group LG4, Vvil1.0, whole genome shotgun sequence genome encodes:
- the LOC131597944 gene encoding large ribosomal subunit protein uL18-like: MKPLDLALLVPASTTLVLAEIHRKYIFAGHVNAYMKTLIEDELEKYQTHFSLYIKKGIEADGIEELYKKVHAAIHAYRSIMKNVKCTEDVYCLSIRYNLKKLTYDERRTKLIARLEALNSAVDEDEDDE, from the exons atgaagccttTGGATTTAGCTCTTCTTGTTCCAGCATCAACAACTttg GTATTAGCTGAGATTCACAGAAAATATATCTTTGCTGGCCATGTTAATGCCTATATGAAG ACATTGATTGAAGACGAGCTTGAGAAGTACCAAACTCACTTCAGCCTATATATCAAGAAAGGGATAGAAGCTGATGGAATTGAAGAACTTTACAAGAAGGTTCATGCTGCTATTCACGCCTATCGCTCAATCATGAA AAATGTAAAatgtactgaagatgtgtatTGTCTTTCGATCAGGTACAACTTGAAGAAGCTCACTTATGATGAGAGAAGGACAAAGTTGATTGCTCGCTTGGAGGCACTAAATTCTGCCGTGGATGAAGACGAGGATGATGAGTGA